GACTACCGCCCCTATCTGGACATCCGAATATTCATCAACAAAAAGGTGGGAAAAACCGTAACCGATTAACGCCCCGACGAGGACGTCCTCGGCCTTATGATGGTCATTTTCATAGCGCGAATATGCGGTATAGCTTGCCAGCACGTAGGCCGGGATTCCCCATTGATGGCCGTAGCGCCTATCGATAAACGAAGCCGCACTGAAGGTTACCGACGCATGTCCACTGGGAAACGAATCCTCGTCCTCACCGTTCGGGCGCTCTGAGCTAACGAGTGACTTTAGCGCATACGTTGTGGCAACCGTAGAGCCTAACGCATAGGCGAACTGCTCCAA
The sequence above is drawn from the Umboniibacter marinipuniceus genome and encodes:
- a CDS encoding phosphatase PAP2 family protein, producing MRRILLALSLSLSLSAVPSYANDDVADFLQLALPATAAGITVITDDYEGLEQFAYALGSTVATTYALKSLVSSERPNGEDEDSFPSGHASVTFSAASFIDRRYGHQWGIPAYVLASYTAYSRYENDHHKAEDVLVGALIGYGFSHLFVDEYSDVQIGAVVSERYSGLSVSYAF